The Paenibacillus spongiae nucleotide sequence TGGTCACTTCCATCACGACGAAGTTTCCTTCGAGCGGGCCTCCGCAGCTGGAAGTCAGCGGACTGGACTTGTCCAATCTGCTTATGCAAAAGAAGGAACCGCGGTCCTGGAACAACTTGAAGCACAGCGATCTGGCAGAGCGGCTCGCAATGGAAAATCAATTGAAAAGCGACGTAGAAAACACTCACATTGAGTACCCGAAGATAACGAAAGATTCCAGGAAAAACGATTACCAATTCCTTCAATCGCTCGCGCAGCAAAACTACTTCGATTTTTATGTGTTCGGAGATACGCTCTATTTTCGAGCCCCGGATTTGAAAAGCGATCCTTTCTTGACGCTCGTCTGGCAACAAAACCTGCTGCAATTTCAGCCCGAATTGAACTTCGCGGGGCAAGTGCAAGAAGTCGAAGTAAGAGGCTGGGATCCGAAAGCGAAGCGGGAAATTGTAGGGACGGCGAGGGTCGGCGACGAGGCCGGGAGACAGTCTCATTCCCGCGAGAGAACCGGAGGCGAGCTCGTGTCGGGCTCCTCCGCCAACAAAATCAGCGAGAACGCGCGCATTCCCGTCTTCTCGCAGCAACAAGCGGACCAACTGGCGAGATCCATTCTGAATGAGCACGCGGAAGGCCTTATTAAAGGCAGCGGCGAGACGATCGGCATACCGGAGATTAAGCCCGGCAAACGAATCCAATTGGACGGTCTGGGCAAACGCTTCAGCAAAGCCTATTACATCGTGAAAAGCACGCATACGATCGGCAGCTCCGGCTACACGACGATTTTTCATATCAAGGAGAATGCGCTATGAGTCTTTTGGACTTGATGCA carries:
- a CDS encoding phage late control D family protein, whose amino-acid sequence is MKFAELDDKYGHFYAPQFEIEVDGRNLSKEGAIISSVTVDQSLDEADHFSFTIDHAFDKATVDIKWIDLFLPATKRVTIRMGYAGKLELMLIGMVTSITTKFPSSGPPQLEVSGLDLSNLLMQKKEPRSWNNLKHSDLAERLAMENQLKSDVENTHIEYPKITKDSRKNDYQFLQSLAQQNYFDFYVFGDTLYFRAPDLKSDPFLTLVWQQNLLQFQPELNFAGQVQEVEVRGWDPKAKREIVGTARVGDEAGRQSHSRERTGGELVSGSSANKISENARIPVFSQQQADQLARSILNEHAEGLIKGSGETIGIPEIKPGKRIQLDGLGKRFSKAYYIVKSTHTIGSSGYTTIFHIKENAL